The Belonocnema kinseyi isolate 2016_QV_RU_SX_M_011 chromosome 2, B_treatae_v1, whole genome shotgun sequence nucleotide sequence aagaatcctttttcagaaatactcgCATTATTTTCCCAGGTGTTAcgtctctagtagcttaaggatAAAGgctaaatttctagaaatcttagaaactgttttcattttgaatttaaatttggagGTTTTGGTGGAGGTCACGGAGGAGCAGGTGGTCTTGGTGGAGGATATGGAGGATCAGGAAGTCTTGGTGGAGGACATGGAGGATCCGGAAGTCTTGGTGGAGGATATGGAGGATCAGGAAGTTTTGGTGGAGGACATGGAGGATCCGGAAGTCTTGGTGGAGGACATGGAGGATCCGGAAGTCTTGGTGGAGGATATGGAGGATCAGGAGGATCAGGAGGTGTTGGTGTCGGACATGGAGGCGGCTTTGGAGGTGATGATAGTCAAAAAATGTCTAGTAATTTAACAATCTCTCTTATcattatcataaaatataattcaacttTTCCCATGTGTAGGACAAAGCCAAACCGGTGGATTTGGAGGGCATAATGGCGGATACGGAGGTAagcaatttattacaaaattagacCAAACTTTCCTGATATTCtttggaaatttcaactacataTCTTAGCTAGAATCAATATCATTCTTCATGAAGAAACAGCCCGagtaaaactaaacttttaataaGAAAGAAGAAGTGTTGATAAATATTTGGTTGTAGGACTCCAAGCTTATCCCTTACCTGGGCAGCCAGGATATCAACTAGACCCAGGATTTTCCCCACACAGTTGGAATAATTTAGGTTATCCATCAGGTCAGGGCAATCTTGGAGGAGGTGGTGGTTTTGGAGGCGGTTCTGCAAATTCTAATGCTGGTGCTTCAGCTGGAGCTAATGCAGGAGGTCTTGGAGGAAGTGTAGGATATGGTGGACAAGGAGGATTTGGTGGTGGAAATGGAGGTCTTGGTTCTGGATCTGGATGTGTTAGCGGATGTAATATCAAAGGTGGATCGCTTGGAGGTGGTCATGGTGGTTCTCTTGGAGGTGGTCATGGTGGTTCCCTTGGAGGTGCTAGTGCCAATGCTAATGCTAATGCCAATGCTGTGGGCAATGGTCATGCTAATGCCAATGCCAACGCTGATGCCACTGCCAATGGAGTTAAGtaagattcaaacaaatttctaattattgaTCAATATTGtcatgaaaattgataattattattaaaaatgatcttaaaatTTCAGCCTCTTCTCCCGTCTTGGTGAGGGTGACAGTGGAGTGAGCAAGGATGGAAAGGTAGATGGTGCCAAAGGTGTCTACAGTTCCAGTTCCGCCAGTATTGGTCCCGATGGAAAAGGAAGTTACAACGTCCAAGCGGGCAAAATCCAGTAAATGATGAGTCAAAAGTACAAGCTTCGtaattttccattcaaattactgtgaagaatttttaaaacaagttgtGTATGGGAATATGCAGTCGGAAAATTCTAAAACATTGCAAATCGACTGATTTCGACgagaaataaaaagatatttgtaCTTGGAGATTTTTAGGGACAGTTGCAGTATTCAATTTATGAAATTGGAAAATTAGGATTTGGCGAAAAcggataattaaacatttttaaagtgataaTATCTGAAATAGTTATAAAGCAAAGATTGTTGAAAGTTATGAGAATTTGACGAGCGTGACTAGTATTTCTAGTAAACCGAAATAAAAAAACACTCGTTTGTAAGTACTTAAATTAAGTTGCATTGTGATAAtagaatcttcaaattaaaaataattttcaaaaatacatgttTTGTTTTATTACCTTTAGGTTTAGgataatttgatttgatttctgCTCGTCTTGAATTAAAATGCCAAAAGAAGCGGAttactgaaatgataaatgtCTGCTTTAAACGATTAAAAACATGCATTGCATTCATTTCATTAATTACGTTCAACGAACAATTAAGATATAAGATTGATAAGGAATTTACATATCGGTCAAGGATGTAACTCATCTTTATCTTTGATTTATGTCGAAATAGACAATAGTTCCTATCTGACATTTTATTCCTCgtgcaatttaaataattatttgaaacttttaatttattcattgcgCCTTAATTAGAAGTTCCTTATTTTGTTTACTGCTGACAATGATTTACGATTATTGCTTAACTGGAAAAATAGCAAttgaagcaaaattaaaattatgcgtTTTGTATTTCGATTTcctaattataaaactaaaatatatatttgaatttaaagtactataaaatgtaattaataaccATAAACTAAAGTGGATACATCACCTTtcgtataaatttttattcaattttaatttcaactgcaatataattaaaagcaaagaaaaacaattaagaTCTTCTTGAAAGAAATTCTGCAATTATGGGTCTTTATGATACCTTTCTTTTTTGATACTGATCCACTTTGAAGattattacaattgaaaatttaaaaacttgtttaattttaagtggATACATAGTTGAAAATCATCAGGTTTTAATTAtggtttttagaaaaatctatcttaaaaaattgtaactgaagatacttgaatttttaataagaaaattttaacagtAAATCAACAAAATTACACACTTctcaattgtatattttttaaattaaaaattcttcaatttaaaaaaatgcataattaaaaTTGTCTTGATAACTATATGTAAAACACTgcgaattatattatttcttgacaataaATACATACTATTCAATCTACCACGATGATCGAAATTCTTTCGAATATGCATGACTTCATATAGCGAGataattatagtttttgaaatgtcgaaataaactaatatttttactttaagttGCAGTGTTTCAAGATTTCACTCCCGcaagaatgttgaaaaaatattaaaaattgaatttttggtgaatttttcagtaaaaaaagtacatttttcgtgtttttcaacttcaatattttttataacatgttaatataaaaaaatcattatgaaaCCTTTTGGACCACATTTTTCAAGCTTTAAAGAATACCTAGGATTTTGTTTTAAGTCTAAACCACGAATAGTGTCCCCGTAATTCACCTTCAAAGTGATGGGGGTGGAATTCACCCCATGTGCACAGTAAGTTACAGGAGCGACATGGGCACAACAAGGGTTaatgttgtaaaaataaaatttcaagtttattcaattttgattcaatttgaattaaaaactctttaattttaaaaaatgcattattcaaaacaattttaattttgtaaaagtggaattttaagttattcaattttaaaaagtatggaattaaaaataatttaattttaaaaattattaatttagaatttaatggtatataatttgaaaatttgattttggaatagttaaatttggaaggTTCACATTTgcaagttctttaattttaaggatttgcaattttaaagttttcagttttgaagatttaaaattcaaaggttttagatctaaaacttctaaataaaagagatttcaaaagtatATCCGCAAAATTAGATTCTTcttaattgtatattttcaaaattaaaaactcctgaatttaaaaaatgcataataaaaaaaaaatcattttgtagaAATAGAATGTCAAGTTATTCAAGTTTGAAAagtagagaattaaaaattattcaatatcaaaaattaataatttgaaatttaatggtATGCAATTCggaaaattattgttgaaataattaaatttcgaagattCGTAATTGtaacttcttcaattttaagaatttgcaatttgaaattcttctattttaaagatttaaaattggaaactctatttttaaagatgtataaataaaaaaatattaattttgataattttggtattccaaagacaattttttaattctaaaacttcaaaatttaagaaatttcgaaagaaaaccATCAGAATtacctattttttcattttaaatttgcaaaataaaaatatctgcaattacaaaaaatttacactttaatcttttgcaattttgtaaatatggaactttttaaattatagactTAAAAActgattcaatttgaaaaatttacatttttaaggtatgtaatttggaattttttgagatgaatatttaaagttatttaattttaatggtttaaaatttgtcaatttaaaatttttaa carries:
- the LOC117183146 gene encoding glycine-rich cell wall structural protein-like isoform X4, which gives rise to MRNHQVSIGFLALLVISIHAKDEANFLREKRYAFGSSSSSSSSSSSSSSSGGGAGNTLTLTNSHATGGATADAKAAATSDGAGNGFSYGNANQYDANYGQGGGFGNGFGGSLGGGSGVGGGSFGGSGAGGYGGSHGGALGGSHVGGGGYTGGSGFGGGKVGGSKAGTGGYGGNFEVGGSHAGTSGFGGSGGLGNSGGYGGGAGGLGGVGGTGVSKTGAGATSSANANANANAGSTAGGFGGGHGGAGGLGGGYGGSGSLGGGHGGSGSLGGGYGGSGSFGGGHGGSGSLGGGHGGSGSLGGGYGGSGGSGGVGVGHGGGFGGQSQTGGFGGHNGGYGGLQAYPLPGQPGYQLDPGFSPHSWNNLGYPSGQGNLGGGGGFGGGSANSNAGASAGANAGGLGGSVGYGGQGGFGGGNGGLGSGSGCVSGCNIKGGSLGGGHGGSLGGGHGGSLGGASANANANANAVGNGHANANANADATANGVNLFSRLGEGDSGVSKDGKVDGAKGVYSSSSASIGPDGKGSYNVQAGKIQ